Proteins encoded within one genomic window of Phototrophicus methaneseepsis:
- the glgP gene encoding alpha-glucan family phosphorylase has product MVKPVATVHVVPKLPKALARLEELAYNMRFAWDHETISLFRRLDPDLWEETNHNPVSVLGNISQDRLNEVKNDQAYMASLERTLAEYDAYMNDKNTWYRAKYGNLKKDPIIAYFSMEFGITESFQNYSGGLGILSGDHLKSASDLGLPLVGVGILYQEGYFQQYLNADGWQQEMYPINDFSHLPLKVVTNDKGEPIKIDVPLPGRKLYCQIWEVKVGRVSLYLLDTNIPDNPRDEDRSLTDRLYGGDRRTRIRQEVVLGIGGIRALEALGLRPDVCHMNEGHSAFLSLERIRMMMQEKQITFYQAQEIIAASTCFTVHTPVPAGLERFGFDLIDEHFTDYMRDLGLTREQFIDLGRENMGDYELFSMSVFALHMSYGANGVAQLHGVVSRDMWQWMYPGVPVHEVPIGAITNGIHVQTWVSREMATLLDRYLDPSWRTDESNPEVWSGIDRVPDAELWRTHERRRERLVAFARRRLAEQLASRGASPSEIARADEVLNPDALTIGFARRFATYKRATLLFRDLDRLRELVNDPDRPVQFIFAGKAHPHDKGGKELIREIINVSRMPEFRHAVLFIQNYDMSVARYMVQGCDVWLNNPRRPKEASGTSGMKGIYNGCLNFSILDGWWAEGYSREVGWAIGNGEEYPEDEWESQDRIESETLYRVLENDILPKFYNRGRDGLPREWIEMMKSGIRNMAPFFTTYRMVQEYTDQFYIPNYDRITKMTAPGIENALNYANWRHQLGSTWGNVAVTDVNIDVREVEVGGKGDVTATVQLGSLAPENVRVQLYYGKLDTRGNIVEGECIDMALAGEEGNGTYLFKTDHKFDATGQQGLSVRVLPYHEYMHTSFQPNLITWA; this is encoded by the coding sequence ATGGTGAAACCTGTGGCGACCGTCCATGTCGTGCCCAAGTTGCCCAAAGCGCTGGCCCGCCTGGAAGAGCTGGCTTACAACATGCGCTTTGCGTGGGATCATGAAACGATCAGTTTGTTCAGGCGACTGGACCCAGACTTGTGGGAAGAAACAAACCATAACCCGGTGAGCGTCCTGGGCAATATCAGCCAGGATCGTCTCAACGAGGTTAAGAATGACCAGGCCTATATGGCAAGCCTGGAACGCACCCTGGCCGAGTACGACGCGTATATGAATGACAAGAATACGTGGTACCGGGCAAAGTACGGCAATCTCAAAAAAGACCCGATCATTGCCTATTTTTCGATGGAGTTCGGCATCACGGAATCCTTCCAGAATTATTCGGGTGGTTTGGGCATCCTCTCTGGCGATCATCTCAAGAGCGCCAGCGACCTGGGTCTGCCCTTGGTAGGTGTCGGCATTCTGTATCAGGAAGGGTACTTCCAGCAATATTTGAATGCAGATGGCTGGCAGCAAGAGATGTACCCTATCAATGACTTTTCGCATCTGCCGCTCAAGGTCGTGACCAATGACAAGGGCGAGCCGATCAAAATTGATGTGCCACTGCCGGGCCGCAAGCTCTATTGCCAGATCTGGGAAGTCAAAGTGGGCCGTGTCTCGCTCTACTTGCTGGATACAAATATCCCGGATAATCCGCGCGATGAAGACCGCAGCCTGACAGACCGCCTCTATGGGGGTGACCGTCGCACGCGCATCCGCCAGGAGGTTGTGTTAGGCATTGGCGGTATCCGCGCGCTGGAAGCCCTGGGCCTGCGCCCAGATGTCTGCCATATGAACGAGGGCCACTCGGCTTTCCTCAGCCTGGAACGCATCCGCATGATGATGCAGGAAAAGCAGATCACATTCTATCAAGCGCAGGAAATCATCGCAGCCAGTACCTGCTTCACAGTCCACACCCCTGTACCGGCAGGTCTGGAGCGCTTCGGCTTTGATTTGATTGATGAGCACTTCACAGATTACATGCGCGACTTAGGCCTGACGCGTGAGCAGTTCATCGACCTGGGCCGCGAAAATATGGGCGATTACGAACTCTTCTCGATGTCCGTCTTCGCGCTGCACATGTCTTATGGGGCAAACGGCGTCGCACAACTACATGGTGTCGTCAGCCGCGATATGTGGCAATGGATGTACCCTGGTGTCCCCGTGCACGAAGTGCCGATTGGTGCGATTACTAACGGGATTCACGTTCAGACGTGGGTCAGCCGAGAGATGGCAACCCTGCTGGATCGTTATCTGGATCCATCCTGGCGCACGGACGAAAGCAATCCTGAAGTCTGGTCCGGCATTGACCGCGTACCGGATGCGGAACTGTGGCGTACGCATGAGCGTCGTCGTGAACGCCTCGTCGCTTTCGCACGCCGCCGCCTGGCAGAGCAACTCGCAAGCCGGGGAGCGTCTCCGTCGGAAATCGCGCGGGCTGATGAAGTCCTCAACCCGGATGCCCTCACAATTGGGTTTGCTCGCCGCTTTGCAACCTATAAACGTGCAACCCTCCTCTTCCGGGACCTGGACCGATTGCGCGAACTGGTCAATGATCCAGATCGCCCGGTGCAATTCATCTTCGCAGGTAAAGCACACCCCCACGATAAGGGCGGTAAAGAGCTCATCCGCGAGATTATCAACGTCTCTCGTATGCCGGAGTTCCGCCATGCGGTGCTCTTCATCCAGAATTATGATATGAGCGTCGCCCGCTATATGGTCCAGGGCTGCGATGTGTGGTTGAACAATCCGCGTCGCCCCAAAGAAGCCAGCGGCACCAGCGGTATGAAGGGCATCTATAATGGCTGCCTTAACTTTAGCATCCTGGATGGCTGGTGGGCTGAAGGCTATTCACGAGAAGTCGGCTGGGCTATCGGTAATGGTGAAGAATACCCGGAAGACGAATGGGAATCACAGGATCGCATCGAGAGCGAAACGCTATATCGCGTGCTGGAAAATGACATCCTCCCCAAGTTCTACAATCGTGGACGCGATGGCTTGCCGCGTGAGTGGATCGAGATGATGAAGTCAGGTATCCGTAACATGGCGCCATTCTTCACCACGTATCGCATGGTGCAGGAATATACGGATCAGTTCTACATCCCGAATTACGACCGCATCACCAAGATGACAGCCCCAGGTATCGAAAACGCGCTGAATTACGCGAATTGGCGTCACCAGCTCGGCAGCACATGGGGTAATGTCGCTGTTACGGATGTGAATATCGACGTGCGCGAAGTCGAAGTTGGTGGTAAGGGGGATGTCACCGCGACGGTCCAGCTTGGCAGCCTTGCACCGGAAAACGTACGCGTCCAGCTTTACTATGGCAAGCTGGATACGCGCGGCAACATCGTCGAAGGTGAATGCATCGACATGGCACTGGCTGGCGAAGAAGGCAACGGCACCTATCTATTTAAGACGGACCATAAATTTGATGCGACCGGCCAACAAGGGCTGTCTGTACGCGTCTTGCCCTATCATGAGTATATGCACACGTCCTTCCAACCCAACCTTATCACCTGGGCATAG
- a CDS encoding glucose-1-phosphate adenylyltransferase, which yields MRVKAIILAGGKGTRLGSLTIKRAKPAVPFAGKYRIIDFTLSNCVNSNIFDVLILTQYRPHSLNDHIGKGRPWDLDRTFTGGVQLLQPYKGSFDTDWYAGTADAVTQNLNFVRSGQPEYVLILSGDHIYQMDYDLLIQYHREKRAECTVCTIRVPLDEASRFGIIDVDEDYRVKEFIEKPADPPGNLASMGVYVFNYNTLERLLVEDQRKDGTESDFGKTILPKLIEETNDVYAYPYGGYWIDVGTIEAYWEAHMDLLQTPPSLNLNDRTWVIHTRSEERPPVRIESSAQITNSLITDGAVIGEGAVIENSVLSPGVYVGPHAVVRDSVILNDAYIEAGAHVERAIIDKIVVIGHKATVGSSQTMGDLNITAIGKNSKIPAGYTIGAGCLLGTDVGDEDFKPYAADRIVPSHTKLGYKSRS from the coding sequence GTGAGAGTTAAAGCGATCATCCTCGCCGGGGGTAAGGGTACCCGGCTTGGGTCACTAACGATCAAGCGTGCTAAGCCTGCTGTTCCATTCGCTGGGAAGTACCGTATCATCGACTTCACATTAAGCAACTGCGTTAACTCGAACATTTTTGACGTCCTCATTCTGACCCAATACCGTCCCCACAGCCTCAACGACCATATCGGTAAGGGGCGCCCATGGGACCTCGACCGTACATTCACAGGCGGTGTTCAACTTCTACAGCCTTATAAAGGCAGCTTTGATACAGATTGGTATGCCGGCACAGCCGACGCTGTGACGCAGAACCTGAATTTCGTCCGCAGCGGCCAACCTGAATATGTGCTCATCCTCTCTGGCGATCATATCTACCAGATGGATTATGACCTGTTGATCCAATATCACCGGGAAAAACGCGCAGAATGCACAGTCTGCACCATCCGTGTGCCCCTGGATGAAGCCAGCCGCTTTGGCATTATCGATGTCGATGAAGACTATCGCGTTAAGGAATTCATTGAAAAACCAGCAGACCCACCCGGCAACCTCGCCAGCATGGGCGTTTATGTCTTTAACTACAATACGCTGGAGCGTTTGCTGGTCGAAGATCAGCGTAAAGATGGCACGGAGAGCGACTTCGGCAAGACTATTTTGCCCAAGCTCATCGAAGAAACCAACGACGTCTACGCCTATCCTTACGGCGGCTATTGGATCGACGTTGGTACGATTGAAGCCTACTGGGAAGCGCACATGGACCTACTGCAAACGCCGCCCTCACTCAACCTGAACGACCGTACCTGGGTTATCCACACCCGTAGTGAAGAGCGTCCGCCGGTCCGCATAGAATCCTCAGCACAGATTACTAACAGCCTCATCACGGATGGTGCCGTCATCGGTGAAGGTGCTGTTATTGAAAATTCTGTGCTCTCACCGGGTGTTTACGTCGGCCCGCATGCTGTCGTGCGCGATTCTGTCATCCTCAATGACGCTTATATCGAAGCAGGTGCGCATGTCGAGCGCGCCATCATCGACAAAATCGTCGTCATCGGGCATAAGGCCACCGTTGGCTCATCACAAACAATGGGTGACCTGAACATCACGGCGATTGGCAAAAACTCCAAAATTCCCGCAGGTTATACGATTGGCGCGGGCTGCCTATTGGGGACAGATGTCGGTGATGAAGATTTCAAGCCTTATGCAGCGGATCGCATCGTGCCCAGCCATACCAAATTGGGCTATAAATCCCGCTCTTAG
- a CDS encoding ABC transporter permease — MNKLFQVFLYELQRNIRRKGYLFMTFAIPVLIFAGMIFFNFIATQGGDEEDAAPDPTDLVSQFESIDVAGYVDYAGVIPGVPESLEGRMVPFNSDDDARQAMASGDVDVYYVIREDYLETGDVVLHLPGVRLDLLNEQPIAVLIERTLAGDVDQQILRRLRDTANFQEYNLQRSAETDTASREDADFLMLYVFTLVFVMALFMTSGYLMQSVIEEKENRLIEILISAVTPFQLLGGKILALGTLGILQILVWLAGIFLAIRFAFELPAFQTLPILLNLDIRWNILPIMVLYFVLGYLFFAGLYAAIGAISNSMREGPQYAVFFTLPAVVPFYFFSLFASAPNDALPVFLSVFPMTSPLAMLMRLSITEVPLIELVISLALLALSALGAMWVAGRLFRVQTLLAGQTPKFRDLPKLVFGSA; from the coding sequence ATGAACAAATTATTCCAGGTCTTCCTGTACGAGCTCCAGCGGAATATCCGACGCAAGGGGTATCTCTTTATGACCTTTGCAATCCCGGTGTTGATTTTTGCCGGGATGATCTTCTTCAACTTCATTGCAACCCAGGGTGGCGATGAAGAAGACGCTGCACCGGACCCCACAGACCTCGTTAGCCAGTTCGAAAGTATTGATGTCGCTGGCTATGTGGATTACGCTGGCGTGATCCCCGGCGTGCCTGAATCGCTAGAAGGCCGTATGGTGCCTTTTAACAGCGATGATGATGCACGTCAGGCGATGGCTAGTGGGGATGTTGATGTCTACTACGTCATCCGTGAGGATTATCTTGAAACAGGTGATGTCGTCTTACATTTGCCCGGTGTGCGTCTGGATTTGCTCAATGAGCAGCCTATAGCCGTCTTGATTGAACGTACCCTGGCCGGGGATGTTGATCAGCAAATTTTGCGCCGACTGCGTGATACGGCGAACTTCCAGGAATATAACCTGCAACGCAGTGCTGAGACGGATACAGCATCGCGCGAAGATGCGGATTTCCTCATGCTGTATGTCTTTACGCTGGTGTTTGTGATGGCTTTGTTCATGACCAGTGGTTACTTGATGCAAAGCGTCATTGAGGAAAAAGAAAATCGGCTGATTGAAATCCTCATCAGCGCGGTGACGCCGTTCCAGCTGTTGGGGGGTAAAATATTGGCGCTGGGCACACTGGGGATTTTACAAATCCTTGTGTGGCTGGCGGGTATCTTCCTGGCGATTCGTTTTGCCTTCGAGCTACCTGCTTTCCAGACGCTGCCCATTTTGCTGAACCTGGATATTCGCTGGAATATCTTGCCGATTATGGTGCTTTACTTCGTGTTGGGGTATTTGTTCTTTGCGGGGCTGTACGCTGCGATTGGGGCGATCTCTAACAGTATGCGAGAAGGGCCGCAATATGCTGTGTTCTTCACGCTGCCGGCTGTGGTTCCGTTTTACTTCTTCAGCCTGTTTGCATCGGCCCCCAATGATGCGCTGCCCGTGTTCTTGAGCGTCTTCCCGATGACATCCCCTCTGGCGATGTTGATGCGCTTATCCATCACGGAGGTGCCCCTGATCGAACTTGTGATCAGCCTTGCCTTACTGGCACTTTCTGCGCTGGGGGCAATGTGGGTCGCAGGGCGCTTGTTCCGTGTGCAGACGCTGCTGGCAGGCCAGACACCGAAGTTCCGTGATCTGCCCAAGCTAGTCTTTGGCAGTGCGTAA
- a CDS encoding isoamylase early set domain-containing protein, whose protein sequence is MLKKQFLKSKPVCKVTFYTPSSIEAENVYLVGDFNEWSESANEMEPLKDGRFKLTLELDKNNEYQFRYLVDKSEWHNDWEADKYVSNPFSGDNSVVVT, encoded by the coding sequence ATGCTCAAAAAGCAATTTTTGAAGTCCAAGCCGGTATGCAAAGTCACATTTTACACGCCATCGTCGATTGAAGCTGAAAATGTCTACCTCGTTGGGGATTTCAACGAATGGAGCGAATCCGCCAATGAGATGGAGCCGCTCAAAGATGGGCGTTTTAAACTGACATTGGAACTCGATAAAAACAATGAATATCAGTTCCGTTATCTGGTTGATAAGTCAGAGTGGCACAATGATTGGGAAGCTGATAAATACGTCTCAAATCCGTTTAGCGGCGATAACTCTGTGGTCGTGACCTAG
- a CDS encoding glycogen synthase, which translates to MKVLLASAEAAPFAKVGGLADVVGSLPAALRTSGADTRVVMPGYGFIDHYKYNISRLFAFEFTHKNGTSQVQVFTCIYDGVPIYFLQSWPYFGEDSSVYTTWDWDIPRFIFFNQMAMAFIWQLHERLGWIPDVVNVSDWHTALLPFLIYESRKSDPHWQRIATALTIHNIAYQGENVGGFLWDAGISARSHPSLDHDGLSDNLLAIGSVYSDYVITVSPRYANEIQHSYAGFNLAPLMKQRAQVGELIGILNGIDTKRWNPATDKYLIAPYDTNNVVESRKLNKRHLQSFARLPIRDDIPVVGMVTRLVWQKGLDLALPALRRLLIDTEMQFIVLGTGDPELEYQLWRLAQDFSWKAAAFLEFDAALSQHIYAAADMFLMPSHFEPCGIGQMLAMRYGSLPIVRETGGLADTVINYDNQDADMGTGFVFQYEEPDAVINTLRWALRTYYNRPEAWLRMQKRAMKQDFSWDQSAQQYIALFKKSMEKHKKIT; encoded by the coding sequence ATGAAAGTCTTGCTCGCCAGCGCTGAGGCTGCCCCCTTTGCGAAGGTCGGTGGCTTGGCCGATGTCGTCGGTTCGTTACCCGCAGCTTTACGTACATCTGGCGCAGATACCCGTGTCGTTATGCCGGGTTATGGCTTCATTGACCATTACAAATACAATATCAGCCGTCTCTTTGCCTTTGAATTCACGCATAAGAATGGCACAAGCCAGGTTCAGGTATTTACCTGCATCTACGATGGCGTGCCGATCTATTTCTTGCAATCGTGGCCCTACTTTGGCGAAGATAGCAGTGTCTATACCACCTGGGACTGGGATATTCCTCGTTTCATATTCTTCAACCAGATGGCAATGGCATTCATCTGGCAACTGCACGAACGGCTGGGGTGGATACCTGATGTGGTCAACGTCAGCGATTGGCATACTGCCCTGCTGCCTTTCCTCATTTACGAAAGCCGCAAGAGCGACCCGCACTGGCAGCGCATTGCTACAGCACTAACAATCCACAACATCGCTTATCAGGGCGAGAATGTCGGGGGCTTTTTGTGGGATGCTGGCATCTCAGCACGCAGCCATCCCTCTCTCGACCATGATGGCCTGAGCGACAATTTACTCGCCATTGGCTCCGTCTATTCGGATTACGTCATCACCGTCAGCCCGCGCTATGCCAATGAAATCCAGCACTCGTATGCGGGCTTTAATCTAGCCCCCTTGATGAAGCAGCGTGCACAGGTCGGCGAACTTATCGGCATCCTCAATGGCATTGATACAAAGCGATGGAACCCGGCAACAGACAAGTATCTCATCGCACCATACGATACGAACAATGTCGTGGAAAGTCGTAAGCTAAACAAACGCCATCTCCAATCCTTCGCAAGGTTGCCAATCCGCGACGACATTCCAGTTGTAGGGATGGTTACGCGCCTCGTATGGCAAAAAGGGCTTGATCTGGCCCTGCCAGCCCTGCGTCGCCTGCTCATTGATACAGAGATGCAGTTTATTGTCTTGGGGACGGGCGACCCAGAACTGGAGTATCAACTCTGGCGGCTTGCCCAAGATTTTAGCTGGAAAGCAGCGGCTTTCCTGGAATTTGATGCCGCTTTATCACAGCATATTTACGCCGCAGCGGATATGTTCCTGATGCCGAGCCACTTCGAGCCATGTGGCATCGGGCAGATGCTCGCCATGCGCTATGGGTCGCTGCCCATCGTGCGAGAAACAGGCGGCTTAGCGGATACGGTCATCAACTATGATAATCAGGATGCTGACATGGGCACCGGGTTCGTCTTCCAGTATGAAGAGCCAGATGCGGTCATCAATACATTACGTTGGGCGCTGCGCACCTACTACAACCGCCCAGAAGCCTGGTTGCGTATGCAAAAACGCGCCATGAAGCAAGATTTCAGTTGGGATCAGAGTGCTCAGCAATATATTGCACTTTTTAAAAAATCTATGGAAAAACATAAGAAAATAACATAA